The nucleotide sequence CTTGGGCGGAGCAAAGATCAAGCTGCAGATTTGGGACACGGCTGGCCAGGAGCGGTACAAGTCGGTAACGAGGAGCTATTATCGTGGTGCCACGGGATGCCTCATTGTCTACGATGTCAACAATAGAGGCTCGTACGAAAGCGTTCCGCAGTGGTTAAGTGACGTACGACAGCTAGCAGGAAGCGATGTCGTAGTAATGCTCATCGGAAATAAAATCGATGTGGCGAAAGCGAACAGCGTTCGCGCAGTCCAGCACAACGAGGCATCTTTGTACGCACAGCAAAACGGTCTGCTGCACTTTGAAACTTCCGCAGCTACAGGCGAGTTTGTCTCTGAAGCTTTCCTGAGAGTCGCCAAAAGTGCCGTGTCGTTGGCAAGCGCTGCGGAGCCAGAAAACGACACCCAGCTAAGCCAGGACAACACGGCAAACAACTCATACCTTTCGTCGTGCTCTTGCTAGCTCTACTGCTCCATGTTTTTGAACTGCACTTGCTTGACCTCCGTTGCAGAAACGCTCTTTGCTACATGTTTTTCTATTTGATTTACTCTCAGCGCTTTGATATTGCTCTGAACGCTGCATTTTGGTGTTCCCTTTTCTGTCGCTAAACAtgctgtttcttttttttttctatttACTACTGTCCTTCATGCGAACAGACACAaactcaaaaaaaaaacggac is from Leishmania infantum JPCM5 genome chromosome 32 and encodes:
- a CDS encoding putative ras-related rab-4, yielding MADKYQQLMKLIVIGDSGVGKSCLLHRFIEDTFSEEQTQTIGIEYGAKIIDLGGAKIKLQIWDTAGQERYKSVTRSYYRGATGCLIVYDVNNRGSYESVPQWLSDVRQLAGSDVVVMLIGNKIDVAKANSVRAVQHNEASLYAQQNGLLHFETSAATGEFVSEAFLRVAKSAVSLASAAEPENDTQLSQDNTANNSYLSSCSC